In Leptotrichia sp. oral taxon 221, the DNA window CACTTCTCTTTTCAAACTATTCAATAAAAACAATTATCTAATGAGTTTTAGCTTCTTCATACAACTTCACATATTCTCTAGCTGCTTTATCCCAAGAAAAATCAGCTTCCATATTTCTTCTTATTAAATCTTTCCAAACTTCAGGTCTATCATAATAGATTCCTTCTGCTACTTTTATTGTATACAACATATCATCTGCATTAAAGTTTGTGAATGAGAATCCGTTTCCTTCATTTGTGAATACATTATAAGGATGAACAGTATCTTTTAATCCACCTGTTTCTCTAACTACAGGAATTGTACCAAATCTCATAGCTATCATTTGACTCAATCCACATGGTTCATATCTTGAAGGCATTAAGAAAATATCACTTCCAGCATAAATTTCATTTGCTAAATGAGGATTATATCCTAAATAAACTTTGAACTTATCAGGATATTTATTTGTCAAATAGTTATAATAGTCTTCATAGAATCTATCTCCACTACCTAAAATTACTACTTGAACTGCATCATATTGCAATAAGTTTTCTAAAACTGCTGATACTAAATCTAGTCCTTTTCCTTCAACTAATCTTGTTACCAAAGAAATTAAAGCGACATCTGATTTTGGTAACCCTAATTTTTCTTGCAATCTGTATTTATTTTCTTTTTTCTTATCTAGAGAATCTTTGTTAAATGGTATTATATCTGGATTTTTTTCTGGATCAAATTCATCTACATCAATTCCATTTAAAATTCCATATATTTTTTTCGTATTTGTTATCCATTCTAATCCTTCTGCAAAATAAGGATATTTAATTTCTTCTGCGTAAGTAGGACTTACTGTGTTTACAACATCTGCATAACCAATTCCTATTTCCATAAAATTCAAACCATATCCACCAATATCATAACCCATTCTTTCAAATGAATATTTTGAGAATCTTCCTTGATACATTAAATTATGAATCGAATAAACTGTTCTCATATCCCAATAAAACGGATCATTATTATATCTTACATTTAAGAAATAAGGTACTGGTCCAGTTTGCCAGTCATTACAGTGTAATATATCTGGTTGTAAATTAATTTCTTTTAGAAATCTAAGTGCTAATTCAGAAAACATCGCATATTGTATATCTTCATCATTATCACCGTAAACATGACCTCTTTCGTATAATGCTTTATTTTCAATAAAATAATAATTAATTTTATCATCTGGGTATCTAACTAGATTAAAAATGTCTCCATGACTTTCTAATCTTGCTACCCATTCAAGTTTTTCAAGGTATTTAACTGGTATCTTATCATATTTAGGCATTATAATAGAAACTTCATGACCTAATTCTTGCATTTTTTTAGGCAAAGCACCCATAACATCGGCTAATCCACCTGTTTTAAAAAATGGAGCTACTTCTGATGCTAAATAAACTATTTTCAAATTAATCACTTCCTATTTTTTTACTGTTTCTCCAACTGGTACATATTTATTATTTTCATTCAATTTAACTTCACCAAAAATTCTAACATTTTTACCAATTAATGCTCCTTCAGGAATAACGGCACCTTTACCAATTACTGTAATTCCTGATGATAAAACATCTGGTTTTTCATAATTTGGAACTTTTGCTTCACCATGTCCAATAAATGAATTTTTACCAATATAAACCTTTTTATCAACAATTACTGTATCTAGATGTGTATTCTCATCAATATATGTTCCACTAAATACAATACTATTTCTAATAGTAGCACCTTTTCTTACAGTTACTCCAGGCCCTAATACTGAATTTTGAACAGTTCCTTCAATTTTACATCCATTACTGATTAATGAATTTTGTGAACTACCTGTTTCTCCGATTCTTGCTGGTGCCAAGTCTTCACTTCTTGTATAAATTTTCCATCCTGTGTCATACAAATCAATTCCAACTTCTTCTGATTTTTTAATCAAATCTAAGTTTGCTGCTAAGTAAGAATCATATGTTCCAACGTCCATCCAGTAACTATCATAGCAATGAACGAATACTTTTCTATCTTCTTTAATCATTGACGGAATTACGTGTTTTCCAAAGTCTAAGTCTTGATTTTCTAATTTTTCTAAATATTCTAATAATGCATCTGTGTTAAAAATATAAATTCCCATTGAAGCTAGATTACTTCTAGGTTCTGCTGGTTTTTCTTGGAAATCAAGAATTTGTTTATTTTCATCTACTTCAAATATTCCAAATCTACTTGCTTCTTCTATTGGAACTGGTTGTGCTGCAACTGTTAATTCAGCTCCATTTTCTTTATGTTCTTTTAACATCCATCTATAATCCATTTTATAAATGTGATCTCCAGATAATATTAATACATATTTAGGATTTTTATTTTTAATAAATTCAATATTTTGTCTGATAGCATCAGCTGTTCCTTGATACCAAGCACTTCCTCCTGGTCCTTCATGTGGTTGTAACATAGTTATACTTGAATCTCTTCTATCAAAATCCCAAGGTTTTCCTGAACCAATGTGTTCGTTTAACGACAAAGGTAAATATTGTGTTAATAATGCAACATCATAAATTCCTGAATTTGAGCAATTACTCAATGCGAAATCTATAATTCTAAATTTACCAGCAAAAGGTACACTTGGTTTAACCCTTTTTTCTGATAAGATGTCAAGTCTTGATCCTCTTCCGCCTGCTAATATCATAGCTAAAATTTCCATATTAATACCTCCTATTATTCTCTTTACATTTTAAGTATACCTTATTTTTTTTAAATGGCAAGAAGTAAAATGAAAATTTTTTATTTTTTTTACGATTTATTTTCCTTCAAAATAATTGATAACTTCCAATAAATTATCAAATTTTTTGAAATATTTTTGTCTGATTTCTTCTGTTGGTTGTAATTTATCTGGAATCATAAAAGGAAAAGTTTTTGCTGAATGTGCAGCTCTTACTCCATTAAACGAATCTTCAAAAACTATTGATTTTTCAGGCTTTGCTTCTCCTCTTTTTGTAGCGATAAGAAACACTTCTGGATCTGGTTTCCCATGTTTCACATCTTCCGCAGTTATAAAATGATCAAAATATTTTCTAATATCCTTACCTTCTGTTAGAATTGTAGCCAATTTTCGATTAGAAGACGTCGCTAAAACCATTTTTTTATTATTTTCTTTCAAAAAGTTTAATAATTCTAATGCTCCTAATTTTAAATCAACTTCTCCTTTTTCGGCTCTTTCACATATTATTGAATGTATTTCATCAACCATTTCATCGAAAGGAAATTCTTGTCCTAGATAATCTTTATAAGTTTTTCTTGCTACATTATTTGTTAATCCCATTGTCATTTCTGACAATTCTTGTGTTATTTCATAGCCCATTTCTCTAGCAATTCTTTTTCCCTCATTCACATAAATATCTTCTGTATTAAACAAAAGTCCATCCATATCAAAAATAAACAATTCTGTATTTTTAAATAATTTATCTCCCATATTTTTACACAATACCTTTCTTAAATGCTATTTCCTATTCTATTTCCTATTTATTATTTCTATAAATTTATTTTTCTTCTTCTAAAATCGCTATCGAACGATGTGCAACAGCACTTATAACCTCATTAAACTGCAATATTCCAACACTTAAAAAAATTGCAATAGCCAAATGTTCTCCATAACGTGCAATTCCTATCTTTCCACCGACACTTAATCCATTAATATTACTCTCGATTTGACTCATTGCTTCTCTTACAGCTCCAATAACTGCTCCATCGTGGATATGTCTATCTTGAATTAAATTATTTCTCTTTGCAGCTAATAATGCACTTTCAATAAACTTGAATCTTGAACTAGGTATTGCACCTCCCACATCAACAGCAGCTGTTTTTATACCTTCTTTAGCATATTCT includes these proteins:
- a CDS encoding glycogen synthase, whose amino-acid sequence is MKIVYLASEVAPFFKTGGLADVMGALPKKMQELGHEVSIIMPKYDKIPVKYLEKLEWVARLESHGDIFNLVRYPDDKINYYFIENKALYERGHVYGDNDEDIQYAMFSELALRFLKEINLQPDILHCNDWQTGPVPYFLNVRYNNDPFYWDMRTVYSIHNLMYQGRFSKYSFERMGYDIGGYGLNFMEIGIGYADVVNTVSPTYAEEIKYPYFAEGLEWITNTKKIYGILNGIDVDEFDPEKNPDIIPFNKDSLDKKKENKYRLQEKLGLPKSDVALISLVTRLVEGKGLDLVSAVLENLLQYDAVQVVILGSGDRFYEDYYNYLTNKYPDKFKVYLGYNPHLANEIYAGSDIFLMPSRYEPCGLSQMIAMRFGTIPVVRETGGLKDTVHPYNVFTNEGNGFSFTNFNADDMLYTIKVAEGIYYDRPEVWKDLIRRNMEADFSWDKAAREYVKLYEEAKTH
- a CDS encoding glucose-1-phosphate adenylyltransferase, which translates into the protein MEILAMILAGGRGSRLDILSEKRVKPSVPFAGKFRIIDFALSNCSNSGIYDVALLTQYLPLSLNEHIGSGKPWDFDRRDSSITMLQPHEGPGGSAWYQGTADAIRQNIEFIKNKNPKYVLILSGDHIYKMDYRWMLKEHKENGAELTVAAQPVPIEEASRFGIFEVDENKQILDFQEKPAEPRSNLASMGIYIFNTDALLEYLEKLENQDLDFGKHVIPSMIKEDRKVFVHCYDSYWMDVGTYDSYLAANLDLIKKSEEVGIDLYDTGWKIYTRSEDLAPARIGETGSSQNSLISNGCKIEGTVQNSVLGPGVTVRKGATIRNSIVFSGTYIDENTHLDTVIVDKKVYIGKNSFIGHGEAKVPNYEKPDVLSSGITVIGKGAVIPEGALIGKNVRIFGEVKLNENNKYVPVGETVKK
- a CDS encoding HAD family phosphatase; protein product: MGDKLFKNTELFIFDMDGLLFNTEDIYVNEGKRIAREMGYEITQELSEMTMGLTNNVARKTYKDYLGQEFPFDEMVDEIHSIICERAEKGEVDLKLGALELLNFLKENNKKMVLATSSNRKLATILTEGKDIRKYFDHFITAEDVKHGKPDPEVFLIATKRGEAKPEKSIVFEDSFNGVRAAHSAKTFPFMIPDKLQPTEEIRQKYFKKFDNLLEVINYFEGK
- a CDS encoding HutP family protein; the encoded protein is MDVKYDKSVDICKVAIRMSISSREEEKKLMKEYAKEGIKTAAVDVGGAIPSSRFKFIESALLAAKRNNLIQDRHIHDGAVIGAVREAMSQIESNINGLSVGGKIGIARYGEHLAIAIFLSVGILQFNEVISAVAHRSIAILEEEK